Proteins co-encoded in one Anguilla anguilla isolate fAngAng1 chromosome 16, fAngAng1.pri, whole genome shotgun sequence genomic window:
- the rfwd3 gene encoding E3 ubiquitin-protein ligase RFWD3 isoform X2: MEEMEVDVLLGGTETVGENGAQLAIQISDSGSSTDVEENEVAEVEAPDPPRLLMSAWAFSQGMEPVRRTAPAPTPPRVVRRRAGRSGPRLRPSTQPTLSHTRPLDFLLRVPAAVAAEPGLGNALVVSESEDEDEASAPGSPLLPASPADTGPGGPAALMPLQDPAAAAAAAAADHFVAVETERTGPTAPQQPEPALAHVAPAAQSAAPAGVDQGEDGEGETCSICFESWTTAGEHRLATLRCGHLFGFKCIDRWLRGAGSQCPQCNKKAKRSDIVRLYARKLRALDNSEQEGIKRMLQQEQELRRKAESESAQCRLQLQVMTHECGKLRKQIQELKTLMAQPGCGPSQPSGAAPMGLSQRQDSAQGGQYAFAKAVLVSQTGGCRVLAYCEPLCCLLASQPSPQATLVPGYGVKKISAVSLKACQYVPIHAKQIRGLAFSKQPDSLLLSAALDNTLKLTSLLTNTVVQTYNTGRPVWSCCWCLDNSNYVYAGLNNGSVLLYDTRDTSTHVQELAPLGSRCPVTSVSYVPRAASSSFPCGGLIAGSLAGGCFWEQVDEAAYRPHILPLETGGCTDIQVEPESRHCLVTYRPGRSNPSLRCVLMELSRAPQEDAAQPPACSCQPVQSFSAGTSCKLLTKNAVFRSPARGGRSTLVCAGDEASNSTMVWDASTGALLQKLPADLPVLDICPFEVNQDSYLASLTEKMLKVYKWE, encoded by the exons ATGGAGGAAATGGAGGTAGACGTGTTGCTGGGGGGCACAGAGACCGTGGGAGAGAATGGTGCCCAGCTGGCCATCCAAATCTCAGACTCTGGGAGCAGCACTGACGTGGAGGAGAATGAGGTTGCAGAGGTGGAGGCCCCTGACCCCCCACGGCTCTTGATGAGTGCCTGGGCCTTCAGCCAGGGGATGGAACCTGTACGGAGGACTGCACCAGCTCCCACTCCGCCTCGGGTCGTCCGAAGACGGGCTGGGAG GTCCGGTCCTCGTCTTCGCCCCTCTACCCAGCCCACCCTCTCCCACACCCGGCCGCTGGACTTCCTGCTTCGGGTGCCTGCAGCCGTGGCTGCGGAGCCTGGCCTCGGAAACGCCCTGGTGGTGAGCGAGTCTGAGGATGAGGACGAAGCTTCGGCCCCAGGGAGCCCTCTTCTCCCTGCTTCCCCAGCCGATACCGGCCCCGGCGGTCCAGCAGCCCTTATGCCGCTCCAggaccctgctgctgctgctgctgctgctgctgcag ATCACTTTGTTGCTGTGGAGACGGAGAGGACAGGACCCACAGCTCCACAACAGCCTGAG CCTGCGCTGGCCCACGTGGCTCCGGCTGCCCAGAGCGCTGCCCCCGCTGGCGTGGACCAGGGGGAGGACGGCGAGGGGGAGACCTGCTCCATCTGCTTCGAGTCCTGGACCACGGCCGGGGAGCACCGGCTGGCCACCCTGCGCTGTGGCCACCTCTTCGGCTTCAAATGCATCGACCGCTGGCTGCGGGGCGCGGGGTCGCAGTGTCCgcag tgcaACAAGAAGGCCAAGCGGTCGGACATCGTGCGGCTGTACGCGCGCAAGCTCCGGGCGCTGGACAACAGCGAGCAGGAGGGCATCAAGAG GATGCTGCAGCAG gagcaggagctgcgGCGGAAGGCCGAGTCGGAGTCGGCGCAGTgccggctgcagctgcaggtgaTGACCCACGAGTGCGGGAAACTGCGCAAACAGATACAG GAGCTGAAGACGCTGATGGCCCAGCCGGGCTGTGGCCCCTCCCAGCCCTCGGGGGCCGCCCCCATGGGGCTGTCCCAGAGGCAGGACTCCGCCCAGGGGGGCCAGTACGCGTTTGCCAAGGCGGTGCTGGTGTCCCAGACGGGCGGGTGCCGGGTGCTGGCCTACTGCGAGCCTCTCTGCTGCCTGCTGGCCTCCCAGCCCTCCCCGCAGGCCACCCTTGTGCCCG GTTATGGGGTGAAGAAGATCAGCGCGGTGAGTCTGAAAGCCTGTCAGTACGTGCCCATCCACGCCAAGCAGATCCGCGGCCTGGCCTTCAGCAAGCAGCCCGACAGCCTCCTGCTCTCCGCCGCGCTGGACAACACCCTCAAGCTGACCAG CTTGCTGACCAACACGGTGGTGCAGACGTACAACACCGGCAGGCCCgtgtggagctgctgctggtgccTGGACAACAGCAACTACGTCTACGCCGGGCTGAACAACGGATCGGTGCTCCTGTACGACACCCGGGACACCAGCACCCACGTCCAGGAGCTCGCCCCTCTGGGGTCCAG ATGTCCCGTGACCTCCGTGTCCTACGTCCCGCGGGCGGCCTCCAGCTCCTTCCCCTGCGGCGGCCTCATCGCCGGCTCCCTGGCCGGCGGCTGCTTTTGGGAGCAGGTGGACGAGGCGGCGTACCGACCTCACATCCTGCCGCTGGAGACGGGCGGCTGCACTGACATCCAGGTGGAGCCGGAGAGCCGCCACTGCCTGGTGACGTACCGGCCAG gccggTCGAACCCGTCCCTGCGCTGCGTTCTGATGGAGCTCAGCCGCGCCCCCCAGGAGGACGCGGCCCAGCCCCCGGCCTGCTCCTGCCAGCCCGTGCAGAGCTTCAGCGCCGGCACCTCCTGCAAGCTGCTCACCAAGAACGCCGTGTTCCGCAGCCCCGCCCGCGGCGGCCGCTCCACGCTGGTGTGCGCCGGGGACGAGGCCTCCAACTCCACCATG GTGTGGGATGCAAGCACGGGGGCTCTCCTCCAAAAACTTCCTGCGGACCTCCCGGTGCTGGACATCTGCCCCTTCGAAGTGAACCAGGACAGCTACCTGGCCTCGCTGACGGAGAAGATGCTGAAGGTCTATAAGTGGGAGTGA
- the rfwd3 gene encoding E3 ubiquitin-protein ligase RFWD3 isoform X1, with translation MEEMEVDVLLGGTETVGENGAQLAIQISDSGSSTDVEENEVAEVEAPDPPRLLMSAWAFSQGMEPVRRTAPAPTPPRVVRRRAGRSGPRLRPSTQPTLSHTRPLDFLLRVPAAVAAEPGLGNALVVSESEDEDEASAPGSPLLPASPADTGPGGPAALMPLQDPAAAAAAAAADHFVAVETERTGPTAPQQPEPALAHVAPAAQSAAPAGVDQGEDGEGETCSICFESWTTAGEHRLATLRCGHLFGFKCIDRWLRGAGSQCPQCNKKAKRSDIVRLYARKLRALDNSEQEGIKRMLQQEQELRRKAESESAQCRLQLQVMTHECGKLRKQIQELKTLMAQPGCGPSQPSGAAPMGLSQRQDSAQGGQYAFAKAVLVSQTGGCRVLAYCEPLCCLLASQPSPQATLVPGYGVKKISAVSLKACQYVPIHAKQIRGLAFSKQPDSLLLSAALDNTLKLTSLLTNTVVQTYNTGRPVWSCCWCLDNSNYVYAGLNNGSVLLYDTRDTSTHVQELAPLGSRCPVTSVSYVPRAASSSFPCGGLIAGSLAGGCFWEQVDEAAYRPHILPLETGGCTDIQVEPESRHCLVTYRPGRSNPSLRCVLMELSRAPQEDAAQPPACSCQPVQSFSAGTSCKLLTKNAVFRSPARGGRSTLVCAGDEASNSTMVWDASTGALLQKLPADLPVLDICPFEVNQDSYLASLTEKMLKVYKWE, from the exons ATGGAGGAAATGGAGGTAGACGTGTTGCTGGGGGGCACAGAGACCGTGGGAGAGAATGGTGCCCAGCTGGCCATCCAAATCTCAGACTCTGGGAGCAGCACTGACGTGGAGGAGAATGAGGTTGCAGAGGTGGAGGCCCCTGACCCCCCACGGCTCTTGATGAGTGCCTGGGCCTTCAGCCAGGGGATGGAACCTGTACGGAGGACTGCACCAGCTCCCACTCCGCCTCGGGTCGTCCGAAGACGGGCTGGGAG GTCCGGTCCTCGTCTTCGCCCCTCTACCCAGCCCACCCTCTCCCACACCCGGCCGCTGGACTTCCTGCTTCGGGTGCCTGCAGCCGTGGCTGCGGAGCCTGGCCTCGGAAACGCCCTGGTGGTGAGCGAGTCTGAGGATGAGGACGAAGCTTCGGCCCCAGGGAGCCCTCTTCTCCCTGCTTCCCCAGCCGATACCGGCCCCGGCGGTCCAGCAGCCCTTATGCCGCTCCAggaccctgctgctgctgctgctgctgctgctgcag ATCACTTTGTTGCTGTGGAGACGGAGAGGACAGGACCCACAGCTCCACAACAGCCTGAG CCTGCGCTGGCCCACGTGGCTCCGGCTGCCCAGAGCGCTGCCCCCGCTGGCGTGGACCAGGGGGAGGACGGCGAGGGGGAGACCTGCTCCATCTGCTTCGAGTCCTGGACCACGGCCGGGGAGCACCGGCTGGCCACCCTGCGCTGTGGCCACCTCTTCGGCTTCAAATGCATCGACCGCTGGCTGCGGGGCGCGGGGTCGCAGTGTCCgcag tgcaACAAGAAGGCCAAGCGGTCGGACATCGTGCGGCTGTACGCGCGCAAGCTCCGGGCGCTGGACAACAGCGAGCAGGAGGGCATCAAGAG gatgctgcagcaggagcaggagctgcgGCGGAAGGCCGAGTCGGAGTCGGCGCAGTgccggctgcagctgcaggtgaTGACCCACGAGTGCGGGAAACTGCGCAAACAGATACAG GAGCTGAAGACGCTGATGGCCCAGCCGGGCTGTGGCCCCTCCCAGCCCTCGGGGGCCGCCCCCATGGGGCTGTCCCAGAGGCAGGACTCCGCCCAGGGGGGCCAGTACGCGTTTGCCAAGGCGGTGCTGGTGTCCCAGACGGGCGGGTGCCGGGTGCTGGCCTACTGCGAGCCTCTCTGCTGCCTGCTGGCCTCCCAGCCCTCCCCGCAGGCCACCCTTGTGCCCG GTTATGGGGTGAAGAAGATCAGCGCGGTGAGTCTGAAAGCCTGTCAGTACGTGCCCATCCACGCCAAGCAGATCCGCGGCCTGGCCTTCAGCAAGCAGCCCGACAGCCTCCTGCTCTCCGCCGCGCTGGACAACACCCTCAAGCTGACCAG CTTGCTGACCAACACGGTGGTGCAGACGTACAACACCGGCAGGCCCgtgtggagctgctgctggtgccTGGACAACAGCAACTACGTCTACGCCGGGCTGAACAACGGATCGGTGCTCCTGTACGACACCCGGGACACCAGCACCCACGTCCAGGAGCTCGCCCCTCTGGGGTCCAG ATGTCCCGTGACCTCCGTGTCCTACGTCCCGCGGGCGGCCTCCAGCTCCTTCCCCTGCGGCGGCCTCATCGCCGGCTCCCTGGCCGGCGGCTGCTTTTGGGAGCAGGTGGACGAGGCGGCGTACCGACCTCACATCCTGCCGCTGGAGACGGGCGGCTGCACTGACATCCAGGTGGAGCCGGAGAGCCGCCACTGCCTGGTGACGTACCGGCCAG gccggTCGAACCCGTCCCTGCGCTGCGTTCTGATGGAGCTCAGCCGCGCCCCCCAGGAGGACGCGGCCCAGCCCCCGGCCTGCTCCTGCCAGCCCGTGCAGAGCTTCAGCGCCGGCACCTCCTGCAAGCTGCTCACCAAGAACGCCGTGTTCCGCAGCCCCGCCCGCGGCGGCCGCTCCACGCTGGTGTGCGCCGGGGACGAGGCCTCCAACTCCACCATG GTGTGGGATGCAAGCACGGGGGCTCTCCTCCAAAAACTTCCTGCGGACCTCCCGGTGCTGGACATCTGCCCCTTCGAAGTGAACCAGGACAGCTACCTGGCCTCGCTGACGGAGAAGATGCTGAAGGTCTATAAGTGGGAGTGA
- the rfwd3 gene encoding E3 ubiquitin-protein ligase RFWD3 isoform X3: protein MEEMEVDVLLGGTETVGENGAQLAIQISDSGSSTDVEENEVAEVEAPDPPRLLMSAWAFSQGMEPVRRTAPAPTPPRVVRRRAGRSGPRLRPSTQPTLSHTRPLDFLLRVPAAVAAEPGLGNALVVSESEDEDEASAPGSPLLPASPADTGPGGPAALMPLQDPAAAAADHFVAVETERTGPTAPQQPEPALAHVAPAAQSAAPAGVDQGEDGEGETCSICFESWTTAGEHRLATLRCGHLFGFKCIDRWLRGAGSQCPQCNKKAKRSDIVRLYARKLRALDNSEQEGIKRMLQQEQELRRKAESESAQCRLQLQVMTHECGKLRKQIQELKTLMAQPGCGPSQPSGAAPMGLSQRQDSAQGGQYAFAKAVLVSQTGGCRVLAYCEPLCCLLASQPSPQATLVPGYGVKKISAVSLKACQYVPIHAKQIRGLAFSKQPDSLLLSAALDNTLKLTSLLTNTVVQTYNTGRPVWSCCWCLDNSNYVYAGLNNGSVLLYDTRDTSTHVQELAPLGSRCPVTSVSYVPRAASSSFPCGGLIAGSLAGGCFWEQVDEAAYRPHILPLETGGCTDIQVEPESRHCLVTYRPGRSNPSLRCVLMELSRAPQEDAAQPPACSCQPVQSFSAGTSCKLLTKNAVFRSPARGGRSTLVCAGDEASNSTMVWDASTGALLQKLPADLPVLDICPFEVNQDSYLASLTEKMLKVYKWE, encoded by the exons ATGGAGGAAATGGAGGTAGACGTGTTGCTGGGGGGCACAGAGACCGTGGGAGAGAATGGTGCCCAGCTGGCCATCCAAATCTCAGACTCTGGGAGCAGCACTGACGTGGAGGAGAATGAGGTTGCAGAGGTGGAGGCCCCTGACCCCCCACGGCTCTTGATGAGTGCCTGGGCCTTCAGCCAGGGGATGGAACCTGTACGGAGGACTGCACCAGCTCCCACTCCGCCTCGGGTCGTCCGAAGACGGGCTGGGAG GTCCGGTCCTCGTCTTCGCCCCTCTACCCAGCCCACCCTCTCCCACACCCGGCCGCTGGACTTCCTGCTTCGGGTGCCTGCAGCCGTGGCTGCGGAGCCTGGCCTCGGAAACGCCCTGGTGGTGAGCGAGTCTGAGGATGAGGACGAAGCTTCGGCCCCAGGGAGCCCTCTTCTCCCTGCTTCCCCAGCCGATACCGGCCCCGGCGGTCCAGCAGCCCTTATGCCGCTCCAggaccctgctgctgctgct GCAGATCACTTTGTTGCTGTGGAGACGGAGAGGACAGGACCCACAGCTCCACAACAGCCTGAG CCTGCGCTGGCCCACGTGGCTCCGGCTGCCCAGAGCGCTGCCCCCGCTGGCGTGGACCAGGGGGAGGACGGCGAGGGGGAGACCTGCTCCATCTGCTTCGAGTCCTGGACCACGGCCGGGGAGCACCGGCTGGCCACCCTGCGCTGTGGCCACCTCTTCGGCTTCAAATGCATCGACCGCTGGCTGCGGGGCGCGGGGTCGCAGTGTCCgcag tgcaACAAGAAGGCCAAGCGGTCGGACATCGTGCGGCTGTACGCGCGCAAGCTCCGGGCGCTGGACAACAGCGAGCAGGAGGGCATCAAGAG gatgctgcagcaggagcaggagctgcgGCGGAAGGCCGAGTCGGAGTCGGCGCAGTgccggctgcagctgcaggtgaTGACCCACGAGTGCGGGAAACTGCGCAAACAGATACAG GAGCTGAAGACGCTGATGGCCCAGCCGGGCTGTGGCCCCTCCCAGCCCTCGGGGGCCGCCCCCATGGGGCTGTCCCAGAGGCAGGACTCCGCCCAGGGGGGCCAGTACGCGTTTGCCAAGGCGGTGCTGGTGTCCCAGACGGGCGGGTGCCGGGTGCTGGCCTACTGCGAGCCTCTCTGCTGCCTGCTGGCCTCCCAGCCCTCCCCGCAGGCCACCCTTGTGCCCG GTTATGGGGTGAAGAAGATCAGCGCGGTGAGTCTGAAAGCCTGTCAGTACGTGCCCATCCACGCCAAGCAGATCCGCGGCCTGGCCTTCAGCAAGCAGCCCGACAGCCTCCTGCTCTCCGCCGCGCTGGACAACACCCTCAAGCTGACCAG CTTGCTGACCAACACGGTGGTGCAGACGTACAACACCGGCAGGCCCgtgtggagctgctgctggtgccTGGACAACAGCAACTACGTCTACGCCGGGCTGAACAACGGATCGGTGCTCCTGTACGACACCCGGGACACCAGCACCCACGTCCAGGAGCTCGCCCCTCTGGGGTCCAG ATGTCCCGTGACCTCCGTGTCCTACGTCCCGCGGGCGGCCTCCAGCTCCTTCCCCTGCGGCGGCCTCATCGCCGGCTCCCTGGCCGGCGGCTGCTTTTGGGAGCAGGTGGACGAGGCGGCGTACCGACCTCACATCCTGCCGCTGGAGACGGGCGGCTGCACTGACATCCAGGTGGAGCCGGAGAGCCGCCACTGCCTGGTGACGTACCGGCCAG gccggTCGAACCCGTCCCTGCGCTGCGTTCTGATGGAGCTCAGCCGCGCCCCCCAGGAGGACGCGGCCCAGCCCCCGGCCTGCTCCTGCCAGCCCGTGCAGAGCTTCAGCGCCGGCACCTCCTGCAAGCTGCTCACCAAGAACGCCGTGTTCCGCAGCCCCGCCCGCGGCGGCCGCTCCACGCTGGTGTGCGCCGGGGACGAGGCCTCCAACTCCACCATG GTGTGGGATGCAAGCACGGGGGCTCTCCTCCAAAAACTTCCTGCGGACCTCCCGGTGCTGGACATCTGCCCCTTCGAAGTGAACCAGGACAGCTACCTGGCCTCGCTGACGGAGAAGATGCTGAAGGTCTATAAGTGGGAGTGA
- the LOC118214717 gene encoding mixed lineage kinase domain-like protein, with protein sequence MDLVDPILSIAEKLYALCGEVKANKKRWRRLADRVRALEEIVRSVRVKGLGEKPDVVRRGLEELKCTIEAAQEVVKKYTSSRFLSRIARAYDLGEEFEMLNDRLNDTFQLLSLALQVDQRETLASVFAEARRREEDRADRERDHKELEMLAEKVDAMQEGVDSVKNDVQDIKVMLKSLKTPSLQRLDIREIKLEELEFEEPKKPIMTSPTHKLYKGQYNKFAVAIKRYTYTANTTPSEVRSIFKKEVETMKRFESPNILRMFGICVQDEDGPCPNYLIVMEFCEKGSLREVLSGKDKLSWGRRARMSLDAAQGLYRLHQSEEKFKVHGCISSGKFLVDDGYRVKLGCFELAKTETSLRRDKKGNSTSVHYCSPQQLQNVHHSYNKACEIYSIGIVLWEIATRQIPFKDMSEKEVSQKVCAEKFKEPLPEDCPKCFVKLIDACRSYDAFQRPSAGVLVDKLRKVVQEMEDD encoded by the exons ATGGACCTCGTGGATCCCATCCTGAGCATCGCGGAGAAGCTGTACGCCCTGTGCGGGGAGGTGAAGGCCAACAAGAAGCGCTGGCGGAGGCTGGCGGATCGCGTGCGGGCTCTGGAGGAGATCGTGAGGTCGGTGAGGGTCAAGGGCCTGGGGGAAAAGCCCGACGTGGTACGGCGCggcctggaggagctgaagtgCACCATAGAGGCGGCGCAGGAAGTGGTGAAGAAGTACACCTCCAGTCGCTTCCTCAGTCGCATCGCCCGGGCCTACGACCTGGGCGAGGAGTTCGAGATGCTCAACGACAGGCTGAACGACACCTTCCAGCTGCTCTCCCTGGCCCTGCAGGTAGACCAGCGGGAGACGCTGGCCAGCGTGTTCGCCGAGGCCAGGCGCAGGGAGGAGGACCGGGCGGACAGGGAGAGAGATCACAAGGAGCTGGAGATGT TGGCAGAGAAGGTGGATGCTATGCAAGAGGGGGTGGATTCCGTTAAAAATGACGTGCAGGACATCAAAGTCATGCTGAAGTCTC TGAAGACGCCCAGTCTGCAGCGTCTGGATATCAGAGAGATCAAACTAGAGGAGCTGGAATTTGAGGAGCCCAAGAAACCTATCATGACGTCACCCACCCATAAGCTGTACAAAGGACAGTACAACAAATTTGCTGTGGCCATCAAACGATATACCTACACCGCAAACACTACACCAAG TGAGGTGAGGAGCATATTCAAGAAGGAGGTGGAGACCATGAAACGCTTTGAGTCACCAAACATCCTCCGCATGTTTGGGATTTGTGTCCAGGACGAGGATG GTCCCTGCCCAAACTACCTCATCGTCATGGAGTTCTGTGAGAAGGGAAGTCTGCGGGAGGTGCTATCCGGAAAGGACAAACTTTCCTGGGGAAGACGGGCTCGTATGAGCCTAGATGCTGCTCAAGGCCTTTACAG GCTGCACCAGTCGGAGGAGAAGTTTAAAGTACACGGTTGCATCAGCAGTGGCAAGTTCCTGGTGGATGATGGGTACAGGGTTAAG cttgGGTGCTTTGAGCTGGCGAAGACGGAGACCTCCCTGAGGAGAGATAAAAAAGGGAACAGCACGTCCGTACACTACTGCTCCCCACAACAGCTTCAGAACGTCCACCACTCCTACAATAAGGCCTGCGAGATATACAG CATTGGCATCGTCTTGTGGGAAATTGCTACTCGACAGATTCCCTTCAAAG ACATGTCAGAAAAAGAGGTCTCTCAGAAGGTCTGTGCAGAGAAGTTCAAAGAGCCCCTTCCTGAGGACTGTCCCAAATGCTTTGTGAAATTGATTGATGCCTGCCGCTCTTATGATGCTTTCCAAAGGCCATCTGCAGGAG TGCTGGTGGACAAGCTGAGGAAGGTGGTACAAGAAATGGAGGATGACTGA